GAGCTCTTGAGGCAGAGGAAACACGATAGGCCTGaaccttcttcttttgattcgCCTTTTCGATGGAGGgattctccttcttctactcCTTCTTCTCACCATGTTCCTCGAGAGTTTTCACGTTGGGGATCTGGTGACTTCCGCcggccttcttcttcttcttcttcttcttgtaagtcccctctctctctttttttttttttttttctctctctctaattagGGCTTTGATTCTGCCGGCTCCGTTTTTGGTAGATtctatttctatggattttccctttttaaaaaaataaagggcTGATTGATTTAGAGGCAAATCCTTGTTTCTTAGATTGATTgagtttaggtttttttttttgggagcaTTACCCCAGCTCTGCGGATTGACAGGAAGTGAAATTGATGATGTTTACTCTTGAAAGGCGCAATTTTTAATACTCAGGTAGATATAGTTTGATAGAGATAGGACTTTTTGTAGCTtcaattgtgtttttgttttgtgttcatGAATCTTGAAACGGAGATTAGAGCCTAACATAGTGAACTGCtgttagttttagttttacatGTTATAGATTTGGATGAAGATaggtcatcatcatcttgcAGTTTTGAAACCCCTGTGTGAGCTtagttgcatttttttttattttgtctccTCAAATTGATTTCTCGTTAGGATGATTCTCAGTTTTGACTGACTTTTGGAGAATCTTATACTACATGTTTTGCCAGCAGTAAAAggacaaaatttaattttgtggagagatgcctttttttttagttatttggaTGTACATAGGTCTTGCTTTAGTTTTTGATTCTCATAttcctttttcttcaatttttctttttttctgaagGTCATGGTAAGCAGGGTGGACGGCACCAGTTTGCGGAGGAGAGTAGTCATGGATACACATCTTCTCGGTCCAGTGCCCGTATTTTTGACAATGATTACTATAGGCCATCTGCATCACGTGGAGACTGGAGATATACCAGGAATTGCAGGGATGATAGAGTTTCTGTAAGCCAGAAGGAATGGAAATGCAATACATGGGAGATGAGCAACGGATCATCTAGAAGTTTTGAGAGGCCATTTGGTATTAGAAATGGTCGGAGGTCAGTTGATGAAAGGCCGCTACACGCTTCTGATACTCATACTACTGCCGTGAACTCTTTCGATCCAACCAACTCTGCTCATCACCCGGACACTGAGGTCTATACCCCAGTACGGTCACTGAAGTTTAAAAGTGAGCAGAAATTTTCAGATCAAAGGCTATCACTTCCTTCAGATCCTCATTCTGACTGTGTTAGCTTGTTTGAACGGCCTTCGTCGGAGAACAATTATGGCAATAAGGTTTGTTCTCCAGCAAAGCAATGCAATGATTTGATCTATGGTCGAAGGATAGCTAATGATAATTCATTAGATCCCCCAATCCTCAATGCAGAGCTGGAGGGGACTTGGGAACAACTTCATCTGAAAGACCCGCAAGAAGATAATAGGTTACATGGTATCAGTGATTTAGACGGTGCTAGGAAATGTGCAAAGGAGAGTGCTCTGGGAGCAATTGGGAAACTTCCACTGTGGAACAGTTCTGGGAGTTTTGCATCTCAGAGTTCAGGTTTTAGTCATTCAAGTAGCTTAAAAAGCTTGGGGGCTGTTGACTCCAGTGATCGGAAGACTGAGGCTCTTCCTAAAACTGTTACTGTGACTCAATCTTCTTCAGGAGATGCTACTGCCTGTGCCACAACTACTCATCTTTCTGAGGAGATGAGCTCTAGAAAGAAACAACGTCTCGGGTGGGGTGAGGGCCTTGCAAAatatgagaaaaagagagttgaTGTTAACACAAATGAAGATGGAACAACATTGTTGGAGAACGGTTCAGAGGAACTGCATTCTTTGAACAAAAATATTGCTGACAAAAGTCCTACAGCAGCCACTGTTCCAGATTATGGTTCCCCTACAACGCCATCCTCTGTAGCTTGCAGTTCATCACCAGGTATGGTACAGTTTGTTAATGTTTCCTTCTGCATGCTATtctcaactttgttctatttgGAGTTACCTGCGTTACTTTCCTGTTACTTGGAGTTCTTCCATGTATCTGTTCTTGTAGACACTGATTTCCCTTTCTCTTTCTACCATGTTTTTCCCACTTGTTTTTTATACACTCGCTCCATATCTTCTGCAGGGGACAATGTAacgtaattttgtttttgtgtgtgtctgCAGGGTTTGCAGATAAATCATCTGCGAAGGCGGCTATAGCTGCTTGTGATGTCAGTAACATATGCCGTTCACCTAGTCCCGTATCTAGTTTTCACCTTGAACAATTTCCAATCAATATAGAGGAGCTCGATAACATCTCAATGGAACGTTTTGGCTGTTTGCTCAATGAGTTGCTTTGCACTGATGATCCTGGTACAGGGGATTCCAGTTCTGTCCAATTAACATCAATGAACAGATTACTTTCCTGGAAAAGTGAAATTTTGAAAGCTGTGGAGATGACTGAATCGGAAATTGATCTCCTTGAAAACAAACATAGGGCACTAAAGCTTGAACGTGGAAGACACTGCCATGTTGTTGGACCCAGTTCACACTTTTGTGAGGGAGATGCAAATGTGCCCAAGGAGCAGGAAGCTTCGTGTATTTTAGGTCCTAAGGTAGCAGCTCCCTCTGTTGCTGAAACACTGGTGAGATCTCTTGTTCATCAGTCCGGTTTAGCCAAGGTTCCTGTGGATGTTTTTGAAGATAATCCTGGAGAAGTTAAATCCCTATCCCAATCTTTTGCCACTGTCGAAAGCAATGAAGATTTACTGCCCATGCCGTCTATGAAGGCAGCTGCTTCTTCCAAAGAGATTAACACACCTGCTTTTGTCAATCAGGAAATTATCGAGCTCTCTGCTGCTGATGATAGCATGGCCTCCAAAGAGGACTTACTCTGTGCTACGTTGTATTCTTCCAATAAGAAATATGCCTGTGAATCTTCTGGAGTATTCAATGATTTGCTTCCAAGAAATTTCTGTTCGTTTGATGGCTCAAGATTCCCTAGCATATGTCATACGCAGTTTGATTCTCATGTCAAAGAAAAAATTGCAGATAGGGTGGAGCTTTTGCGAGCTCGGGAGAAAATTTTGCTCCTTCAGTTTAAAGCGTTTCAGCTCTCATGGAAGAAAGATTTGCATCAGCTAGCGTCAACAAAGTACCAATCAAAGTCTAGCAAAAAAACAGAACTATATCCGAATGCAAAAAATGGAGGATATCTGAAGCTTCCCCAACCTGTACGCCTGAGGTTCTCTTCTTCAGGTAAAGttttcaaatctctttttctctcctctATCTACTCTGGTACTTTATGCTTTTTGTGGTTTTTCTTTGTCTGGGATAAAATTAGGCTTTTATATTGTCATAGTAAGGTGTCAGTCTTGGTATGTCCTTCTGTAGAGCATTTAACTCTGTTTAATTTTTCTCGCTTTTCCTGTGGTAAATACTGACTTAGTTGTAAGGACTTGAAATGTGTGATTTGTCAAGGGCGTGAATTCTTGAGAGAAAACATCTACAATTTGGGATAATGATCAaatttgatgtctttttttttttcatcaaattttgAAGCTAATAACTGTTTTACTCTACATGTGCAGCTCCAAGAAAGGATAGTGTAATCCCCACAACTGAACTTGTAAGTTATATGGAAAAGCTACTTCCGGGTACCCATCTAAAGCCTTTTAGAGACATTTTGAGAATGCCTGCTATGATTTTGGATGAGAAAGAGAGGGTGATGTCGAGGTTTATCTCTAGCAATGGACTGGTTGAAGATCCATGTGACGTTGAGAAGGAAAGAACAATGATTAATCCTTGGACCTCagaggagaaagagatattTCTCAAAATGCTAGCATTGCATGGGAAGGATTTCAAGAAGATTGCTTCATATCTTAAACAAAAGACAACTGCGGACTGTATTGATTACTACTACAAAAATCACAAGTCTGATTGTTTCGGGAAAATAAAGAAGCAGCGTGCTTATGGTAAGGAAGGGAAGCATACCTACATGTTGGCGCCACGGAAAAAATGGAAACGTGATATGGGGACTGCCTCTCTTGATCTTTTAGGGTCTGTCTCCGTTATAGCAGCAGCAAACGCTGGAAAGGTTGCACCAACCAGGCCGATCGCATCCAAAAGGATCACCCTTAGAGGTTGCAGCAGTTCTAATTCATTGCAGCACGATGGAAATAACTCTGAAGGTTGCTCCTACAGTTTTGATTTCCCTCGTAAGAGAACTGTTGGTGCAGATGTTTTAGCTGTTGGTCCTTTGTCATCAGAGCAAATAAATTCTTGTTTAAGGACTTCCGTGAGCTCGAGAGAGAGGTTTATGGATCATCTGAAGTTTAACCCAGTTGTGAAGAAACCTCGGATATCTCATACTCTACATAATGAGAACAGcaatgaagaagatgactcATGTTCGGAAGAGAGCTGTGGGGAAACGGGTCCTATTCATTGGACAGATGATGAGAGGTCTGCCTTTATACAGGGGTTTTCGTTATTTGGCAAGAATTTTGCTTCAATATCGAGGTATGTCGGATCAAGGTCTCCGGATCAGTGTAGGGTTTTTTTTAGCAAAGTTCGGAAATGTCTTGGGTTGGAATTTATACAGTCTGGATCTGGAAATGTAAGCACATCTGTAAGTGTTGATAATGGCAATGAGGGTGGTGGAAGCGATTTGGAAGATCCTTGTCCTATGGAGAGTAACTCTGGCATATGCAATAATGGAGTTTGTGCAAAGATGGATATGAATTCTCCTACATCACCTTTTAATATGAATCAGGATGGTGCTAATCATTCAGGCTCTGCAAATGTGAAAGCCGACCTTAGTAGATCAGAGCAAGAGAATGGGTTGACATATATGCAAGATGGTAGTAATCCCGTGAACAATGCATATATCAATGGTGGTTTACCGGGTCTAATTTCAGAATCTTGCAGAGATTTGGTAGACATTAATACTGTTGAGAGCCAGTCTCAGGCTGCCGGAAAAAGCAAGAGCAATGACCTACTgtcaatggaaattgatgaagGTGTGTTAACATCTGTTGCTGTATCTTCTGAGCCCTTGTATTGTGGCCTAAGTGTTCTTTCCAATGTTATTGTGGAAACCCCTGCAGAAAGCTCACGAAAGGGCTCAGGAGATCAAGGTTCTGCAATCCCTAAACTTAGTTCAAAGAATCAGGATGGAGTGATGCAAGCTGCAAACAGAACCAGAAATTCTGGCCTTGAACCTGAAAGTGCACCTTCAGGTTTCAAGTACCCTGACTGTCTGCACCATGTTCCGATTGAGGTGTGTACAGAAAACCCTATAGGTGTCAGTGTACCACGAGGAAATCCAAATTGCCATACAGAGGGCAAATCTGGACATTCTCTTGTTGGACAAGCTGTCGAAACACATGACTTGGGTTGGCAGTCTTCCAAGGACAATGTGGAATTGGATGGGCAACTTCAGGTGATAGGACATGTAAACCCTGAGCAGAATGGTCATCTAAATGCAAACTATGCGGAATCTTGTCAAATTCCCAAGAGATCAGCCATCCAAGATCCGAGCAGGATAAGTAGGTCAAAATCTGATTTGATTGTGAAAACCCAACGTACAGGTGAAGGTTTCTCACTCAACAAGTGTACTAGTTCAGCTCCTAATCTNGTATCTTCTGAGCCCTTGTATTGTGGCCTAAGTGTTCTTTCCAATGTTATTGTGGAAACCCCTGCAGAAAGCTCACGAAAGGGCTCAGGAGATCAAGGTTCTGCAATCCCTAAACTTAGTTCAAAGAATCAGGATGGAGTGATGCAAGCTGCAAACAGAACCAGAAATTCTGGCCTTGAACCTGAAAGTGCACCTTCAGGTTTCAAGTACCCTGACTGTCTGCACCATGTTCCGATTGAGGTGTGTACAGAAAACCCTATAGGTGTCAGTGTACCACGAGGAAATCCAAATTGCCATACAGAGGGCAAATCTGGACATTCTCTTGTTGGACAAGCTGTCGAAACACATGACTTGGGTTGGCAGTCTTCCAAGGACAATGTGGAATTGGATGGGCAACTTCAGGTGATAGGACATGTAAACCCTGAGCAGAATGGTCATCTAAATGCAAACTATGCGGAATCTTGTCAAATTCCCAAGAGATCAGCCATCCAAGATCCGAGCAGGATAAGTAGGTCAAAATCTGATTTGATTGTGAAAACCCAACGTACAGGTGAAGGTTTCTCACTCAACAAGTGTACTAGTTCAGCTCCTAATCTTCTGGCAGTATCCCATAAAGAGGGCAGATCTGGTCATAGCAGGAGCCATTCGTTTAGTTTGTCTGATACTGAGAGACTCGATAAGAATGGTGATGTGAAGCTTTTTGGCACAGTACTTACAGCTGATGAGAatggaataaaacaaaaacacaatcctTGTGGAAGTGTCAGGTCATCATCAACCTTGAGCAGAGACCATGATATAAGACTTCATTACATTAACCAGCAACACCTTCAGAATGTTCCTATTACGAGCTACGGTTTTTGGGATGGCAACAGAATTCAAACCGGGCTCACATCTTTGCCAGAGTCAGCCAAGTTGCTTGCAAGTTGCCCTGAAGCATTTTCCTTGCATCTTAAGCAGCAAGTTGGTAAAGAGATTCGGCTGGATGTTAATGGTGGTGGGATTTTGAGCTTTGGGAAGCATAACGAAGATAGAGCAGAGGCCTCAAGTGCTAAGGATGGATGTAACATAGGAGGGTTAAATGGTGTAGCAGAGGCAGCCACGTGATTTCAAAGCTTCTTAGGGTCATGATTAGTTTGTTTTGGAGGATTGGCATATTCTTTGTTTGTCCATCCTATCTGTATTATATCTCTTtaacatcctttttttttttctttttaatttagaatGTCAGTTAATataggcattttttttttgggttcagcTTAAGTTAGGTGCCTGCAGAAAAATTCATAGCTGATGTTTGTATTTGTAATATTGCTGATAATAACAGAGGGAGCTAAGAGCTAAGCTTAGCTCTCTCTATGTTTTTCAAGAAGGATAACACTTGATGAACAAGCATGTCTAATGTTGTACAGTGAAAGACTAATGCAACATTCAACTTAACTTGCAGGAGGTAAACTTTTTTCTTGTGCCTCGGAGCTTGTTTGGAGAATTGTTGGTAACGGAGCTACAATTTTTACTACCTGCAGTATGGTAAGGACACGAACAATCGGGTGGTTTAGATATAAGGACTGAGAGATCTGGTAAAAAGCTTGTCAACTTTTGCAAAGCCACTAATAGACAACTGAGGCTTAAGTATGATCTACATGTGTTACCTTACGAGTGTTCAACAGGTTAAGTAGCTCCACTTGATGAGCATGCAGATGATATCCACAATCCCCAGGAACAGACTGATTTGGCTTCTGTACCCCCTGCAATATACTCAGGCATAGTGCATTTATCAATTAATACCATTACGAGACTTGTCATAACAGATAATCGCATCTAGTTTTCAGACCAATCTACACTCCACATGAAACTACTTAACTACCTAGGCTGTAAGATTACATTGTACTACATTTGTTAGCTTGGATATTGTTTGATTTCCGAGGATTCACAGCTCAAGGAATATAGAAAACGTATTGGAAAATGTAAGTAGGAAGAAAAGTGATCCGAGTTCGTACCCATCTTCGGCAAAGGCAGCAGCATCATCTACAAGATCTGTATCAAAGCACTTTGGTTGTCCGCCCGCAACATAAAGAGGGTCCCCTGCACTTTGATCAGAACGTAAGCTACCTGTATCTAAGGTTCATGTTTGCTGACTTGCACTGAGATCCTATTAACATTATGCGTAGCAAAAGTCTTCCTAGACTATGCCATAAGCAACTCATGTCCTAGACTGTAACTATATGTAGGCTCACAATTATAACTTGTTAAATCATCAAGTGGGAGTAAGGCCTTTTTATCCATCAAAACATGATAccatctcttttttattaagtGTTTTACTAAAGTTTTCCAACAAGAGCAGTTCATTTGTTCCATAATTGCCTAATTGATAAATAACTAGAGCTGCAAGAAATCATCTGCTAACTATAATAATGAGGGACTATAAATCCACAAACCACACAAAATACCAGCTCAACACCTGTGACAGACCAGAAGGAAACAGAGTTTTTACCTACCAAGGGGTGTCCAATGTATGCAAGATGAATCCGGATCTGATGTGGTCTTCCAGATTGTATCTCTACCTGTTTTGCATAAAAAACAGGTGATTGTGAGAAGAACTTCGTTTTGGTTTTTACTATCTCTACGTATGAAACTGGAAATAAGATGGAACAGACGAACACCTTAACTAAcgtgcaatttttttttctgtcccTCTCCAGAACAACTACTTTGCTGAAAGCAGATTTGCctgacgaaaacaaaaaaaaaagctatagagtgagaacaaatcataattagtGTGGAATATTCTGTTACTCTAGCTAATGGTAGGAGATAGTAGATCTAACCTTCCGGGGAAGCAACATATAATCCTTTTGCGACCCCGGGATATCGAACCACTCCGATAGGCTGTTGGATTACTAcctttaaaatgtaaataaaacgAAGGATCATGTCCACTGACGCTATTTCAGTTGCATATTTATGTATATTCATAGCATTCTCAGCACAAACAATAATATGGCCttgcctcatcttcttcaactaaACCATCTGCCAGTGCTCGATATATCTTTGAAAGCTTTCTTCCGGTTCCACAATCTTGATCCAAGTTACTGTAAGAATAAAAACTTTAATTCTTGAGAAAGTATTGAGAGTACCCTATATATAAAGACCAAGAATCTTTTCAAGAATGAGCTGAGACAAAAATAAAGCCGGAAATGATGTTTGAACTTACCTGGACCCGACAAGAGATGTTCCCTCAGCAAAATAAGCTGCCAGTTTCGTTTTTGCAAGCTTTGTCTTTGCGCAGAGAAGTATACCTGAAAAAAGAATCCATCCActcaaacaaatgaaataaattgAAAACAACATATCTTAACAATTTTCTAATAGAAAAGAAGGCTTTCGCAATGTTAACTGAGAAATCCAGTGAAGAGTGTAATTATTTATCAAGGTGCAGAGAATACACTAGCATCTTAGTTGGTCAAATAAAAAGTCTATACACTACTAACCTGATGTTCCTCTACCTAGTCGATGTACAGGGACAGGGTGTAATTCACGTGCACCGGTGGAAGTATCTTTTTTACCAAACCACCACTGCAACTGCGTCAACAAAGTCCGTTGCTGGAAAAGTCCCCCTGGCAATACTTGAAGTCCAGAAGGCTTGTTCAAAGCGATCTGCATCATATGAAATCCACCAAATACACACACATCACTGCAAGTTGAGAACaaagttaagagaacaaaatgataTTATTACAATGCAAAATTTAAACAACATAACAAGAGTTGTCTATGTTTTGTTCAGAGCAAAGGAGGTTACCAAATCATCGTCTTCATACAAAATATCTAGCGAGTATGGCGTGTCAGGTTCCTTCCAAGGGAGCCTATGGTAAACTAACTTGGAACCACTCCTGAGGcagaaacaaaagatgaaacaCCTTTACAAAAGCTAAACAATTCGTCAAAATGTTCAAAAATCAATGTAGTAAAACTGAACCTAAGAACTGTGTTTGGATCTTTCACAGCTTCCCCATCAATTTGTATCTGCAAAAAACGTTtcataacaagaaataaaattacaaaattctcCAGAATCAAGCGTGACAAAAATGTGTTATAAAAGAGCAAACCTGTCCGTTTTGAATTCGTTGAATCCAcctgaaaaaaccaaaaaaaaaaaaaaagaatttaaaagaatGAAACGTGAAAACGATATTGtagacgaagagaagaagattagaaCCCTAGCAATGGAGCTGAGCTCTTGTATTTGGTGAAGTAGAATTCTGATACCGTCGTTAACtctgtatacaaaaaaaattccacaatttcaaaaacaaaagaaccaaaactTTTGTATTCTGAAGCAATAAGAATGACAGATCTGACTCAGAAGATGAGACGACATCCTTGTACTGCAAACCATCGTTGAGCTCGGGCCATGGCAATCCGATACGATGTTGCGGCGGCGACGGTGGCGGCGACATCTTAACCGGGACCACCGGTgcgagttttttttgtttgttatgtcttttttacccattgtttttttaagttgtcgagtaaattaaaccaaatcaaaccccAAAAATTGAAGGATAACatattgaaccaaaccgaaatagaCCAATCCTAACCTAATTACataataatcaaattttcaagattttgcTTATTATATACCAAACTCGgttatgaatttttcttttgtcaaaaagTAAAACAATGGTTAAATGTTTTGGTTAGATAGTTCTCGAATCCAATTCTTCATGTAACCTTTTTACTTGTGTTGGTGTAAATTCTCTTAAAGCTTGTAAAGCCATAACTTTTGGATTTATGAGCTTGGAAACTAGATTACTTTACAAAACATGactagaaaatattttttaatattgtgaAGATTTAAAGCATACTATTGAATGAACCTTCGTTACTTGTTATAGTCATGAAGAGCAGTTACaataaaaagtaactaactAAGCTTAACCTTTACTAGAAAATCAGATATTgcttagtttaattattatccaaaacctgaaaaacCTGTTTTGATCACCAAACCTACTCCTGTGTGGCTTTCTTGTACTCAGGCTTCAGCTCATAAGTTCCTTGGTTGCTCCCTTTGTTGTTGTATATGCAAAGATCTCTCAGCAAGTCTTTCAGGAATTGCTACGCCAAATCCACATTCCATACCATTACTCATAAAGCAGCAGAAACTTTGATggttttggtatttgttttcttatttctcaaTCAAGCACTATACAAAAAAGTCTGTAATAATATCTTTCTGCTTACCTCAGGTTGGTCAGTTTCCTGAATAAGCTGCCTCAGAGTCCAATTTGATTGTCTTTCAAAGAGATTAAACATGACCTCCTCCATCTCTCTACGGTCCCTTCTTGTTCTCTTCATTTCTGATGTCCTGTTTGTGACTTTCTTCTTGTCCTGATACAAATGAACGACTTGTAAAAATGTCAAGATCCTTAAGCAACAGTAATGTGTGTGTTTTCAATTGGGAAAAGATAAATACAGGAGCCGCCGTTGGGATTATCATTCCTGGCATTGGCCTCATATGCATTCCTCTGGCATTATCAATGACCTGATCAAGAAGCCAGAAACATGATCATCCAAAAAATGCAGAGGAGGTTTGTTTGAAAATCCATGTCACCTCACACATCTTTACAACAACCTGGATCTGTCTATTTTTGCCCATATAATTGTTTGTTCTTTCACGGCACAATCTACCATAGCTCTCAATGTTCTCGTTATGAGGTCTCATGTCAAATTTGTTCTTTATCTTCCCTTCTACTGACATCTTTCCTACAAAGAACATTGTTGAAGACATAACTGTCAAACAAATCAGGTACACCGTACACCTCTGGAGTGTAAATGAACAAACCAATGCTAAATTCTTCACATAATGATCCAAAAGCTTATAAACGTAACGCAACAACAAGGATATGAGAATGCCAATTATGAAACGAACGTAACCCAAGATTCATGCCATAGAAAGAACCAAACCAACCGTTAGTAATATAATTTCAGAATACAATGTGTGGACAAGTGTTCTACTTACCATCTGAAGATTCACAGAAAACATTCATGGGGACGAAATCTTTAGACATATCTAAGGTGTAACGCCTTGGCATGTTTCCAGATTCAGCTCGAGCTAATTCCATAACGAACTGTGAAAGGCAAAAGAGTAACATGTTTTTACACACATTTTAAGTGAATAACAAGAAAAAGTTCACATATAAAGCAAACTCAAATTGCAGAGAGTTAAAAGAAACCTACAAGACAGCATCTagaggaaacagagaaagatCTCTAATTAGCAGAAATGGTTTTACATACTTAACCTATGTTTAGTGACCTCTGATCAAAATGAGAATGTAAAAGCAAGATTCTGAAATGTTGaaatttccaaaaatgttaCAACAAATCCCTAAAAAGAGAGAATCACGCCAATTGGCAATTGCTGAGGAGGAAGAATCAATAAAACGAGATACGCATGCAGAGAGGGATAGAAAAACGTAAAAACGTACTTTGGTCTCTTCGTCCTCGTGAGCGACAAGATCGAGGTAGAGGATGACTTTAGCGTCAGGACGGTACGGATCATCaggaaaaggaagagat
The sequence above is drawn from the Camelina sativa cultivar DH55 chromosome 4, Cs, whole genome shotgun sequence genome and encodes:
- the LOC104781070 gene encoding uncharacterized protein LOC104781070 isoform X1 — encoded protein: MPQDHASWDRKELLRQRKHDRPEPSSFDSPFRWRDSPSSTPSSHHVPREFSRWGSGDFRRPSSSSSSSCHGKQGGRHQFAEESSHGYTSSRSSARIFDNDYYRPSASRGDWRYTRNCRDDRVSVSQKEWKCNTWEMSNGSSRSFERPFGIRNGRRSVDERPLHASDTHTTAVNSFDPTNSAHHPDTEVYTPVRSLKFKSEQKFSDQRLSLPSDPHSDCVSLFERPSSENNYGNKVCSPAKQCNDLIYGRRIANDNSLDPPILNAELEGTWEQLHLKDPQEDNRLHGISDLDGARKCAKESALGAIGKLPLWNSSGSFASQSSGFSHSSSLKSLGAVDSSDRKTEALPKTVTVTQSSSGDATACATTTHLSEEMSSRKKQRLGWGEGLAKYEKKRVDVNTNEDGTTLLENGSEELHSLNKNIADKSPTAATVPDYGSPTTPSSVACSSSPGFADKSSAKAAIAACDVSNICRSPSPVSSFHLEQFPINIEELDNISMERFGCLLNELLCTDDPGTGDSSSVQLTSMNRLLSWKSEILKAVEMTESEIDLLENKHRALKLERGRHCHVVGPSSHFCEGDANVPKEQEASCILGPKVAAPSVAETLVRSLVHQSGLAKVPVDVFEDNPGEVKSLSQSFATVESNEDLLPMPSMKAAASSKEINTPAFVNQEIIELSAADDSMASKEDLLCATLYSSNKKYACESSGVFNDLLPRNFCSFDGSRFPSICHTQFDSHVKEKIADRVELLRAREKILLLQFKAFQLSWKKDLHQLASTKYQSKSSKKTELYPNAKNGGYLKLPQPVRLRFSSSAPRKDSVIPTTELVSYMEKLLPGTHLKPFRDILRMPAMILDEKERVMSRFISSNGLVEDPCDVEKERTMINPWTSEEKEIFLKMLALHGKDFKKIASYLKQKTTADCIDYYYKNHKSDCFGKIKKQRAYGKEGKHTYMLAPRKKWKRDMGTASLDLLGSVSVIAAANAGKVAPTRPIASKRITLRGCSSSNSLQHDGNNSEGCSYSFDFPRKRTVGADVLAVGPLSSEQINSCLRTSVSSRERFMDHLKFNPVVKKPRISHTLHNENSNEEDDSCSEESCGETGPIHWTDDERSAFIQGFSLFGKNFASISRYVGSRSPDQCRVFFSKVRKCLGLEFIQSGSGNVSTSVSVDNGNEGGGSDLEDPCPMESNSGICNNGVCAKMDMNSPTSPFNMNQDGANHSGSANVKADLSRSEQENGLTYMQDGSNPVNNAYINGGLPGLISESCRDLVDINTVESQSQAAGKSKSNDLLSMEIDEGVLTSVAVSSEPLYCGLSVLSNVIVETPAESSRKGSGDQGSAIPKLSSKNQDGVMQAANRTRNSGLEPESAPSGFKYPDCLHHVPIEVCTENPIGVSVPRGNPNCHTEGKSGHSLVGQAVETHDLGWQSSKDNVELDGQLQVIGHVNPEQNGHLNANYAESCQIPKRSAIQDPSRISRSKSDLIVKTQRTGEGFSLNKCTSSAPNLLAVSHKEGRSGHSRSHSFSLSDTERLDKNGDVKLFGTVLTADENGIKQKHNPCGSVRSSSTLSRDHDIRLHYINQQHLQNVPITSYGFWDGNRIQTGLTSLPESAKLLASCPEAFSLHLKQQVGKEIRLDVNGGGILSFGKHNEDRAEASSAKDGCNIGGLNGVAEAAT
- the LOC104781070 gene encoding uncharacterized protein LOC104781070 isoform X2; its protein translation is MPQDHASWDRKELLRQRKHDRPEPSSFDSPFRWRDSPSSTPSSHHVPREFSRWGSGDFRRPSSSSSSSCHGKQGGRHQFAEESSHGYTSSRSSARIFDNDYYRPSASRGDWRYTRNCRDDRVSVSQKEWKCNTWEMSNGSSRSFERPFGIRNGRRSVDERPLHASDTHTTAVNSFDPTNSAHHPDTEVYTPVRSLKFKSEQKFSDQRLSLPSDPHSDCVSLFERPSSENNYGNKVCSPAKQCNDLIYGRRIANDNSLDPPILNAELEGTWEQLHLKDPQEDNRLHGISDLDGARKCAKESALGAIGKLPLWNSSGSFASQSSGFSHSSSLKSLGAVDSSDRKTEALPKTVTVTQSSSGDATACATTTHLSEEMSSRKKQRLGWGEGLAKYEKKRVDVNTNEDGTTLLENGSEELHSLNKNIADKSPTAATVPDYGSPTTPSSVACSSSPGFADKSSAKAAIAACDVSNICRSPSPVSSFHLEQFPINIEELDNISMERFGCLLNELLCTDDPGTGDSSSVQLTSMNRLLSWKSEILKAVEMTESEIDLLENKHRALKLERGRHCHVVGPSSHFCEGDANVPKEQEASCILGPKVAAPSVAETLVRSLVHQSGLAKVPVDVFEDNPGEVKSLSQSFATVESNEDLLPMPSMKAAASSKEINTPAFVNQEIIELSAADDSMASKEDLLCATLYSSNKKYACESSGVFNDLLPRNFCSFDGSRFPSICHTQFDSHVKEKIADRVELLRAREKILLLQFKAFQLSWKKDLHQLASTKYQSKSSKKTELYPNAKNGGYLKLPQPVRLRFSSSAPRKDSVIPTTELVSYMEKLLPGTHLKPFRDILRMPAMILDEKERVMSRFISSNGLVEDPCDVEKERTMINPWTSEEKEIFLKMLALHGKDFKKIASYLKQKTTADCIDYYYKNHKSDCFGKIKKQRAYGKEGKHTYMLAPRKKWKRDMGTASLDLLGSVSVIAAANAGKVAPTRPIASKRITLRGCSSSNSLQHDGNNSEGCSYSFDFPRKRTVGADVLAVGPLSSEQINSCLRTSVSSRERFMDHLKFNPVVKKPRISHTLHNENSNEEDDSCSEESCGETGPIHWTDDERSAFIQGFSLFGKNFASISRYVGSRSPDQCRVFFSKVRKCLGLEFIQSGSGNVSTSVSVDNGNEGGGSDLEDPCPMESNSGICNNGVCAKMDMNSPTSPFNMNQDGANHSGSANVKADLSRSEQENGLTYMQDGSNPVNNAYINGGLPGLISESCRDLVDINTVESQSQAAGKSKSNDLLSMEIDEGVLTSVAVSSEPLYCGLSVLSNVIVETPAESSRKGSGDQGSAIPKLSSKNQDGVMQAANRTRNSGLEPESAPSGFKYPDCLHHVPIEVCTENPIGVSVPRGNPNCHTEGKSGHSLVGQAVETHDLGWQSSKDNVELDGQLQVIGHVNPEQNGHLNANYAESCQIPKRSAIQDPSRISRSKSDLIVKTQRTGEGFSLNKCTSSAPNLLAVSHKEGRSGHSRSHSFSLSDTERLDKNGDVKLFGTVLTADENGIKQKHNPCGSVRSSSTLSRDHDIRLHYINQQHLQNVPITSYGFWDGNRIQTGLTSLPESAKLLASCPEAFSLHLKQQVGKEIRLDVNGGGILSFGKHNEDRAEASSAKDGCNIGGLNGVAEAAT